The Sedimentisphaera salicampi genome includes a region encoding these proteins:
- a CDS encoding TRM11 family SAM-dependent methyltransferase, with protein sequence MTYNSDKNLEVTTVWSFPERGSWATHSSNFRGNFAPQIPRNIMEMFSQPGDYILDPMVGGGTTAIEAKMLARNILASDINPNFINKVNNVMGFEGAKVYSDLKVADARCLSHIPNQSIDLVITHPPYLNIIKYSDGNIPEDLSNIGSLPKFTAQIRLVAKELYRVLKGDKFCAVLIGDTRKGRHYVPLAFNVMLAFLKEDFILKEDIVKVQHNCKMTNRWGWKAKRDKFYLIMHEHLFVFRKPRADENISRLKQSTKNIYQQ encoded by the coding sequence ATGACCTATAATAGTGATAAAAATCTTGAAGTTACTACTGTATGGTCTTTTCCTGAGAGAGGCAGTTGGGCTACTCACAGTTCTAATTTCCGTGGAAATTTTGCCCCTCAAATTCCGAGAAATATTATGGAAATGTTTTCCCAGCCGGGAGATTATATTTTAGATCCTATGGTTGGCGGAGGTACTACGGCAATTGAAGCCAAAATGCTTGCGAGAAATATTTTGGCTTCAGATATCAATCCTAATTTTATAAATAAAGTTAATAATGTTATGGGTTTTGAAGGAGCTAAGGTATATTCTGACTTAAAGGTGGCTGACGCACGTTGTTTGTCTCATATTCCCAACCAAAGCATAGATTTAGTTATAACTCATCCACCATACTTAAACATAATAAAATATTCTGATGGAAATATTCCGGAGGACTTGTCAAATATTGGTTCATTGCCTAAATTTACTGCCCAGATTAGGTTGGTTGCTAAAGAACTTTACAGAGTTTTAAAAGGAGATAAATTTTGTGCCGTGTTAATTGGCGATACAAGAAAAGGCAGGCATTATGTACCTTTAGCTTTTAATGTAATGCTGGCATTCCTCAAGGAAGACTTTATCTTGAAAGAGGATATTGTTAAAGTGCAGCACAATTGCAAAATGACTAACCGTTGGGGATGGAAAGCCAAAAGAGATAAGTTTTACCTCATAATGCACGAGCATCTCTTCGTTTTCAGGAAGCCCAGAGCTGATGAAAATATAAGCAGACTTAAGCAAAGTACCAAAAATATTTATCAGCAGTAG
- a CDS encoding glycosyltransferase family 2 protein yields the protein MSESLDISVIVPVFNERDNIQPLHDQIAAAMKTGSVEYSYEIIFVNDGSWDGTAEVLAGIFQNDPNVTVVNFRRNFGQTAAMQAGFERARGEVIIPMDGDLQNDPADIPALMEKLDEGYDIVSGWRKSRKDRAFTRRLPSMLANYIIRRITNVGIHDFGCTMKAYRREVISQTKLYGETHRFIPAVAQWLGAKVGEIVVNHRPRKAGKTKYNLSRTYKVVLDLITVSFMNSYSTKPLYVFGRFSIYSGLAAGFSFAVMVYQKIVSGYSINRNPLLILGTILTIAALQLIMMGLLAELMVRTYHESQNRPTYAVRSILSHREELKTQPEPKQ from the coding sequence ATGTCGGAGAGTCTTGATATATCAGTGATAGTGCCTGTATTTAATGAACGGGATAACATACAGCCCCTTCATGATCAGATAGCTGCTGCCATGAAAACCGGCAGTGTTGAATACAGCTATGAGATAATCTTCGTAAACGATGGAAGCTGGGACGGCACAGCGGAAGTTCTTGCGGGGATATTTCAAAACGATCCAAACGTTACGGTGGTGAATTTCCGCCGTAATTTCGGCCAGACAGCTGCGATGCAGGCTGGATTTGAGCGGGCCCGCGGGGAGGTTATAATCCCGATGGACGGCGATCTCCAGAACGACCCCGCAGACATCCCCGCCCTTATGGAAAAGCTGGATGAAGGCTACGATATCGTGAGCGGCTGGCGAAAATCCCGCAAGGACAGGGCTTTCACCCGCCGGCTCCCTTCAATGCTCGCCAATTACATTATCCGCAGGATTACCAACGTTGGAATCCACGACTTCGGCTGCACAATGAAGGCATACCGCAGGGAGGTGATAAGCCAAACGAAGCTCTATGGCGAAACGCACCGCTTCATCCCCGCTGTTGCTCAGTGGCTCGGGGCGAAGGTAGGCGAGATCGTAGTAAACCACCGTCCTCGCAAAGCCGGCAAAACGAAATACAACCTCTCACGAACATATAAAGTTGTGCTGGATTTGATTACGGTTTCGTTCATGAACAGCTATTCAACCAAGCCGCTCTATGTTTTCGGCAGATTCAGCATATACAGCGGGCTTGCAGCAGGATTTTCTTTTGCCGTTATGGTATACCAGAAGATTGTTAGCGGCTATTCAATAAACCGAAACCCGCTTTTAATTCTCGGCACGATCCTGACTATCGCCGCCCTTCAGCTTATAATGATGGGGCTGCTCGCTGAGCTGATGGTTCGAACGTATCACGAATCGCAGAACCGCCCAACTTACGCCGTACGAAGCATACTTTCCCACAGGGAAGAGCTCAAGACGCAACCTGAACCAAAGCAGTAA
- the amrS gene encoding AmmeMemoRadiSam system radical SAM enzyme: protein MKYERARFWDQKQESTVKCELCSRECVIKPGGVGFCGVRQNQDGELKTLNYHCLCSANADKIEKKPLNHFLPSTSSFSICAPGCNFRCKFCQNWQISQINQQLLERTSKVCPEDIAESAIKHNCKSISYTYTEPTIFYELAEDTALAAREKGLKNVFVTNGYMKPQVWEKASGWLDAANIDLKANTEDFYRDFCSATLAPVKESIKLALNLGIWIELTTLLIPGLNDSDEEIHSIAEFIAGEVSEFVPLHLSAFYPCAEMKDTPAQTPERIQKACEIARDTGLKYVYPGNVMLDSNTYCHNCGKLIISRSGFSADPDGVIKGKCELCGAEIPGVFE from the coding sequence ATGAAATATGAAAGAGCACGTTTCTGGGATCAAAAGCAAGAGAGCACTGTAAAATGTGAGCTGTGCAGCCGGGAATGCGTAATAAAACCGGGCGGAGTGGGCTTTTGCGGAGTTCGGCAGAATCAAGACGGTGAACTCAAAACCCTGAACTACCACTGCCTCTGCTCTGCAAACGCAGATAAGATTGAAAAGAAACCCCTGAACCACTTCCTCCCTTCAACCTCAAGCTTTTCCATTTGCGCTCCCGGGTGCAATTTCAGGTGCAAATTCTGCCAAAACTGGCAGATAAGCCAAATAAACCAGCAGCTTCTGGAGAGGACAAGCAAAGTTTGCCCTGAAGATATAGCCGAGTCCGCAATTAAGCACAATTGCAAAAGCATTTCATACACATACACCGAGCCAACAATTTTTTATGAGCTTGCTGAAGATACTGCTCTTGCCGCAAGAGAAAAGGGGCTGAAAAACGTTTTCGTTACTAACGGTTATATGAAGCCGCAGGTTTGGGAGAAGGCGTCAGGATGGCTGGATGCGGCAAACATTGACCTCAAAGCGAACACGGAAGATTTTTACCGTGATTTCTGCTCAGCAACGCTTGCACCAGTAAAAGAAAGCATCAAACTCGCACTCAATCTCGGCATTTGGATCGAGCTTACCACCCTGCTGATACCCGGGCTGAACGACAGCGACGAGGAAATACACTCTATAGCGGAATTCATAGCGGGCGAGGTATCTGAATTTGTTCCACTGCATCTATCGGCATTCTATCCGTGTGCAGAGATGAAGGACACGCCCGCCCAAACGCCTGAACGAATCCAAAAGGCCTGCGAGATTGCGAGAGATACGGGGCTGAAGTATGTATATCCCGGAAATGTAATGCTCGATTCTAACACCTACTGCCACAACTGCGGAAAGCTGATAATCTCCCGCTCGGGATTCTCAGCAGATCCGGATGGAGTTATTAAAGGCAAATGCGAACTCTGCGGTGCAGAAATCCCGGGAGTTTTCGAATAA
- a CDS encoding NYN domain-containing protein, whose translation MRYLIDGHNLVFAMKNSGEQLAGFEVHHAADLLCKALESYLVKRNERAVLYFDGTGPIDKSFYNCLSNVEVLFSGEDYEADDFLVEDIEDDSGPSSLVVVSNDRQVRDAARRSKALIKLSNDFWLDLVEDINRKPPKKKEPEAKRKGIDPCEVDQWLDYFGIDE comes from the coding sequence TTGAGGTATTTGATAGACGGCCATAACCTTGTATTTGCGATGAAAAATTCCGGCGAGCAGCTGGCCGGCTTTGAGGTGCACCACGCCGCAGATTTGCTTTGCAAGGCTCTGGAGAGCTATCTTGTAAAACGAAATGAAAGGGCTGTGCTTTATTTTGACGGTACAGGCCCGATTGATAAAAGCTTCTATAACTGCCTGAGCAATGTTGAGGTTTTATTTTCGGGCGAAGATTACGAGGCAGACGATTTTCTTGTGGAGGATATAGAAGACGACTCGGGGCCATCAAGCCTTGTGGTGGTTTCTAATGACAGGCAGGTGCGAGATGCTGCAAGGCGAAGCAAGGCTTTGATAAAGCTGAGCAACGATTTCTGGCTTGATCTGGTTGAGGATATCAACCGCAAACCGCCCAAGAAAAAAGAGCCGGAAGCCAAACGCAAAGGCATAGACCCCTGCGAAGTGGATCAGTGGTTAGATTATTTTGGTATTGATGAGTAG
- a CDS encoding dihydroorotase has protein sequence MGNKINTNELLIKNGRVIDPLNEIDSVCDVLIEAGKICEVGKPHKELPEEKVIDASGKIVCPGFIDMHVHFREPGDEEEETIRSGSHAAVAGGYTSVVCMPNTDPTIQDETSIEFVHRMGRQTRKTHVYAMGALTKDRKGVELSEMGLMAGAGAVGFTDDGTGLQDASVMRKALKYASMFGLVVSQHCQDNSLAGNGVINAGFNSTLLGLPGMSPLAEELMLWRDIQLNKSIKTKYHAQHISTKGSVDIIRRAKQEGIPVTCEVTPHHLLLNEQTVAEYDTNYKMNPPLRTEEDIAALKEAVKEGVIDALITDHAPHLQSEKELEFLYAPFGIIGLESALPLFEKALIEDGIIEWSELIAMLTCRPAEILGINDTKGSFTKGKWGDVTIFDPEEKWQIDVNKFISKARNCPFHGWNVKGRVSCTIVGGEVRYSSERN, from the coding sequence ATGGGCAATAAAATAAATACAAACGAGCTACTTATAAAAAACGGCAGGGTCATCGATCCGCTGAATGAGATCGATTCGGTTTGCGATGTTCTGATTGAGGCAGGCAAGATTTGCGAAGTTGGAAAACCGCATAAAGAGCTGCCTGAAGAAAAAGTGATAGACGCTTCGGGTAAAATTGTCTGCCCCGGGTTTATCGATATGCACGTACACTTCCGCGAACCGGGAGACGAAGAAGAGGAAACGATCAGAAGCGGCTCACATGCAGCTGTGGCGGGCGGTTATACGTCCGTGGTTTGTATGCCGAATACAGACCCGACCATTCAGGACGAAACGAGCATAGAGTTTGTGCACAGAATGGGACGTCAGACGAGGAAAACCCACGTTTACGCGATGGGCGCTCTCACAAAAGACCGCAAAGGAGTGGAGCTTTCAGAAATGGGGCTTATGGCAGGAGCAGGAGCAGTTGGCTTTACCGACGACGGCACTGGCTTGCAGGATGCCTCAGTAATGCGTAAAGCCCTGAAATATGCAAGTATGTTCGGACTTGTTGTGAGCCAGCACTGTCAGGACAATTCGCTTGCGGGGAATGGGGTGATAAATGCGGGCTTCAATTCAACACTGCTCGGTCTTCCCGGAATGAGCCCTCTGGCTGAAGAGCTTATGCTCTGGCGGGATATACAGCTCAATAAAAGCATTAAAACTAAATATCATGCCCAGCACATATCTACGAAAGGCTCTGTTGATATAATCAGAAGAGCCAAACAGGAAGGTATTCCGGTTACCTGCGAGGTTACCCCGCACCACCTGCTTCTGAATGAACAAACAGTGGCTGAGTACGATACTAATTACAAGATGAATCCTCCGCTCAGGACAGAAGAAGATATTGCAGCCTTAAAAGAAGCGGTTAAAGAAGGCGTAATTGATGCACTGATAACCGACCACGCCCCGCATCTGCAGAGCGAAAAGGAGCTCGAATTTTTATATGCTCCTTTCGGAATTATCGGGCTTGAGAGCGCTTTACCTTTGTTTGAGAAGGCTCTGATAGAAGATGGAATAATTGAGTGGTCTGAGCTTATTGCCATGCTCACGTGCAGGCCTGCTGAAATACTCGGGATTAACGACACCAAAGGCTCATTTACAAAAGGTAAATGGGGAGATGTAACAATATTCGACCCCGAAGAAAAATGGCAGATTGATGTAAATAAATTCATTTCGAAAGCCCGCAACTGCCCATTCCATGGATGGAATGTGAAAGGGAGGGTAAGCTGTACTATCGTTGGCGGAGAAGTTAGATACAGCTCAGAGAGGAATTGA
- a CDS encoding aspartate carbamoyltransferase catalytic subunit, whose protein sequence is MAEGKIEWTRKHLLGLRELSREEIELILDTAKSFAEVNKRSIKKTPVLRGKVVVNMFFEDSTRTRNSFTLASRRLSADVIEFTKKSSALSKGETLLDTARNLEAMGVDLVVIRHNAGGTPKLLSRSIDACVVNAGDGFHEHPTQALLDVYTIREKFGSLDGLKIGIVGDIANSRVARSNVYAMTKLGAEVTLIGPPTLMPPIGDLPVKVSNSFDDVIESLDVVNMLRVQFERLSSNPFPSKREYTRLFGLTEQRMKRAKDNIAVMHPGPMNRGMEIESSVADGANSLILKQVTNGIAVRMAVLFLVSRAPE, encoded by the coding sequence ATGGCAGAAGGAAAAATCGAGTGGACAAGGAAGCACCTTCTCGGTCTGCGGGAATTGAGCAGAGAAGAGATAGAGCTTATCCTGGATACTGCAAAATCCTTTGCAGAGGTAAATAAAAGGAGCATAAAAAAGACGCCTGTTCTGAGGGGTAAGGTAGTTGTTAATATGTTCTTTGAAGACAGCACGAGAACGAGGAACAGCTTCACCCTTGCATCCAGAAGGCTGAGCGCAGATGTTATAGAATTTACAAAAAAATCAAGCGCTCTGAGCAAGGGCGAAACCCTTCTTGATACAGCGAGAAATCTCGAGGCGATGGGTGTTGATTTAGTAGTAATAAGGCACAATGCCGGAGGCACGCCCAAGCTTTTGAGCAGAAGCATTGATGCCTGCGTAGTAAATGCAGGCGACGGCTTCCATGAACACCCCACTCAGGCCCTTCTTGATGTGTACACAATCAGGGAAAAATTCGGCAGCCTTGACGGACTGAAAATTGGGATTGTGGGCGATATTGCCAATTCGAGAGTTGCAAGGAGCAATGTCTATGCTATGACAAAGCTCGGGGCTGAGGTAACGCTGATAGGCCCTCCCACGCTGATGCCTCCGATAGGCGATCTGCCGGTGAAGGTTTCAAACAGTTTTGATGATGTTATCGAATCGCTTGATGTGGTTAATATGCTCCGGGTTCAGTTTGAAAGGCTCTCAAGCAACCCCTTCCCTTCTAAAAGGGAATACACAAGGCTCTTCGGTCTCACCGAACAGCGGATGAAAAGAGCGAAGGACAATATCGCTGTGATGCACCCCGGGCCGATGAACCGAGGGATGGAAATAGAAAGCTCTGTGGCAGACGGGGCGAACAGCCTCATCCTAAAACAGGTTACAAACGGGATTGCCGTGCGAATGGCGGTTTTGTTCCTTGTGAGCAGAGCACCGGAATAA
- the pyrR gene encoding bifunctional pyr operon transcriptional regulator/uracil phosphoribosyltransferase PyrR, whose protein sequence is MKKIYGGEKVESAIENMAEQIKNRGFDKSKIGILGIRNKGVIVARRLADSLNKKLGGDVEFGSIDITFYRDDITIRGPKAVPVVGVTEINFDINHKIIILADDVLHTGRSCRAAMDAVVEFGRPAKIMLAVLLDRGGREFPIQADFVGDYFDNLAEDELLTVKFREVEGKDGIFIDSK, encoded by the coding sequence ATGAAAAAAATTTACGGCGGAGAAAAAGTTGAATCTGCTATTGAAAATATGGCCGAGCAGATCAAAAACCGGGGTTTTGATAAATCCAAAATCGGAATTCTCGGGATAAGAAACAAGGGCGTAATAGTTGCAAGACGTCTGGCCGATTCGCTCAACAAAAAACTGGGCGGTGATGTGGAATTTGGCTCAATCGACATAACTTTCTACAGAGATGACATCACAATCAGGGGGCCTAAGGCAGTGCCTGTGGTTGGGGTAACAGAGATAAACTTCGATATAAACCACAAGATAATAATACTTGCAGATGATGTGCTGCATACCGGACGTTCCTGCAGGGCTGCAATGGATGCAGTGGTAGAATTCGGCAGGCCTGCAAAGATTATGCTTGCCGTTCTGCTGGACAGAGGAGGAAGAGAGTTTCCGATTCAGGCGGATTTTGTCGGCGATTATTTCGACAATCTCGCAGAAGATGAACTTCTGACTGTAAAGTTCAGGGAAGTTGAAGGGAAAGACGGCATATTCATAGACAGCAAATAA
- the rnc gene encoding ribonuclease III — protein MAGDISALQNAIGYQFKDESLLDKALTHTSSVSERSLSNERLEFFGDAVLDLIICEFIYNSYPDYSEGELTKIKGLVVSRKVCSKIAEPLKLNEHIKVGKGAEKFGSLSGSIAAGVLEALIAAVYLDSGLKQTTELVLGLFKPYIIEAAESQHQGNYKSVLQQYFQKKHGEAPVYEIVDEQGPEHHKCFQAEALWDKKSLGKGWGMNKKEAEQKAAYNALDNLNLIEEDSHSDGQVKNEMTEKYTSSSKKQCKAAECD, from the coding sequence ATGGCCGGCGACATTTCAGCTCTGCAGAATGCAATAGGCTACCAGTTCAAAGATGAGAGCCTTCTTGATAAAGCCCTCACACACACTTCAAGTGTTTCAGAAAGATCTCTGAGCAATGAACGGCTCGAATTCTTCGGTGATGCCGTTTTAGATTTGATAATTTGCGAATTTATATACAATTCATACCCGGACTACAGCGAAGGCGAGCTTACAAAGATTAAAGGTCTGGTTGTTTCACGCAAGGTTTGCTCGAAAATAGCTGAGCCGCTTAAGCTGAACGAACATATCAAGGTGGGCAAAGGCGCTGAAAAGTTCGGGTCGCTGAGCGGTTCAATAGCTGCCGGAGTGCTGGAGGCTCTTATAGCTGCAGTTTATTTAGACAGCGGCCTCAAGCAGACAACAGAACTGGTTTTAGGGCTTTTCAAACCTTATATAATTGAAGCTGCGGAGAGCCAGCATCAGGGCAATTACAAATCGGTGCTCCAGCAGTATTTCCAGAAAAAACACGGCGAAGCGCCCGTTTATGAAATAGTTGATGAACAAGGCCCGGAGCACCACAAATGTTTTCAGGCAGAAGCCCTGTGGGATAAAAAGAGCCTCGGTAAAGGCTGGGGGATGAACAAAAAGGAAGCTGAACAAAAGGCAGCTTACAATGCTCTTGACAATTTAAACCTGATTGAAGAGGATTCTCATTCCGACGGGCAGGTAAAGAATGAAATGACAGAAAAATACACTTCAAGCAGCAAAAAACAGTGCAAAGCGGCTGAATGTGATTAG
- a CDS encoding NADH:flavin oxidoreductase, with the protein MKKLLETTTLGGIEVSNRLVRSATWENMADEHGYPTEKLENLYTDFASGGIGMIITGFARVMEDDLAAPRMIGMYDDCFIDSYQKLTEKVRAEGAKIAVQLAGGSSQSKFRARKRRVLGPSAVQDKMYRVTPEEMTCEDIKKVENAFAQACLRAKKSGFDAVQLHCAHGYLFSKFLSPYYNRRSDSYGGAVKNRARIIYETYEQARELCGDFPIFIKINCDDFNGEDPGLTFEESLSVCSRLSEKGLDAIEVSGAMAGSPERLRPIRPIRGKEDESYFFTEAAKTAGAVESDVISVGGHRDFEWMQKALNETEVGFFAMSRPFTCEHDLVKRWSKYPNYRPMCISCNKCWSAHGTRCILTESGR; encoded by the coding sequence ATGAAAAAACTTTTAGAAACAACAACACTTGGCGGAATAGAAGTTTCAAACAGGCTCGTGCGTTCTGCTACATGGGAGAATATGGCAGACGAGCACGGCTACCCTACCGAGAAGCTTGAAAATCTATATACAGATTTCGCCAGCGGCGGGATTGGTATGATTATAACCGGTTTTGCACGTGTTATGGAGGACGACCTTGCGGCACCTAGAATGATCGGGATGTACGACGACTGCTTTATCGACAGCTACCAGAAACTTACTGAAAAGGTTAGAGCTGAGGGGGCGAAAATTGCCGTTCAGCTTGCTGGAGGCAGCTCTCAATCTAAATTCCGTGCAAGGAAAAGAAGGGTTCTCGGGCCTTCCGCTGTGCAGGATAAGATGTATAGGGTTACGCCGGAAGAAATGACCTGCGAGGATATAAAAAAGGTTGAGAATGCTTTTGCTCAGGCATGTCTGAGGGCCAAAAAGAGCGGATTTGATGCCGTTCAGCTGCACTGCGCGCACGGGTATCTGTTCAGCAAATTCCTGAGCCCATACTACAACCGCAGAAGCGATTCATACGGGGGAGCTGTTAAAAACCGTGCAAGAATAATTTACGAAACCTACGAGCAGGCCAGAGAGCTTTGCGGAGATTTCCCAATATTCATAAAAATCAATTGCGACGACTTCAACGGCGAAGACCCCGGCCTCACTTTTGAAGAATCTCTTTCAGTATGCTCAAGACTCTCGGAAAAGGGGCTTGATGCTATTGAGGTTAGCGGAGCAATGGCGGGCTCGCCGGAAAGGCTCAGGCCCATAAGACCAATAAGAGGGAAAGAAGATGAGTCTTACTTCTTTACTGAAGCCGCAAAAACAGCGGGTGCTGTTGAAAGTGATGTAATCTCTGTAGGCGGGCACCGTGATTTTGAATGGATGCAGAAGGCTCTTAATGAAACTGAAGTGGGCTTCTTTGCTATGAGCAGGCCGTTTACCTGCGAGCACGATCTGGTGAAAAGATGGTCTAAATATCCCAACTACAGACCTATGTGCATAAGCTGCAATAAGTGCTGGTCTGCACACGGGACAAGATGCATACTTACTGAATCAGGCAGATAG
- a CDS encoding response regulator: MTEENTKRKRILLADDHFIVARGLVEILEESYDLVGIAKDGVEMVKMATELKPELIVADISMPNLNGIDALKELKKKNSEIKVVFLTMHDEPAYARRAIDAGASGFVVKSSAPDELAQAISLAFAGGIYISPSIQKKIDESQPSADDFTADDLTKRQKEILQLLSHGKSAKEIASDLNISSRTVEFHKYRIMKMLGIDSSAGLVRFAIKQGIAEV, encoded by the coding sequence ATGACTGAGGAAAACACAAAAAGAAAAAGGATACTTTTAGCGGATGACCATTTCATTGTTGCCAGAGGGCTTGTAGAGATTCTTGAAGAGTCTTACGATTTGGTGGGCATTGCCAAAGACGGCGTAGAAATGGTGAAGATGGCTACTGAGCTCAAGCCCGAGCTTATTGTGGCAGATATCAGTATGCCAAATCTTAACGGTATCGATGCTCTGAAGGAACTTAAAAAGAAAAATTCTGAGATCAAAGTAGTGTTTCTTACGATGCACGACGAGCCGGCTTATGCAAGAAGAGCTATAGATGCAGGTGCATCAGGATTTGTGGTTAAAAGCTCAGCACCTGATGAACTTGCCCAGGCGATATCTCTTGCGTTTGCAGGAGGCATCTACATCAGCCCGTCAATACAGAAGAAGATTGATGAATCTCAGCCTTCTGCTGATGATTTTACCGCTGATGATCTGACAAAAAGGCAGAAAGAAATCCTACAGCTTCTCTCCCACGGCAAAAGCGCAAAAGAAATCGCTTCAGATTTGAACATTTCCTCGAGAACGGTAGAATTTCACAAGTATCGAATTATGAAAATGCTTGGGATAGATTCCAGCGCAGGGCTGGTAAGGTTTGCTATAAAACAAGGTATTGCTGAAGTTTAG
- a CDS encoding PAS domain-containing protein, with the protein MFAFEKTAYFFNNWLKISSSSLGSAAISQSLFFWLIIILTSVLIAACILLITLHRRKLSALRNKVKYGELRYQTVLRSLNDDIFEVDVENEQFLLYSVSKNMIPNEENKYTYRLDDVVQSAHSSDKQKLANLFSDMLTGMIDGCSMEYRVVKEGREKWVHIRARTVSYNHSGKPERILGVCSDIDKRKKIEEKLNKQQELYKLTMESLNDAVFDYDLSRDEITFSSQWYKMLGYKPFSLKETFEKWIELVHPEDKDSFQQTFIESVNKEKLFNIEYRMLKADGEYRWLLTRGKVVEFDQDDTPSRVLGTCRDIHQQKIAEQELRAREESLRKSKSELQDLNARLINSNESQRRYLAREMHDEFTQRLAVAAIEINKLEKMLAENSSTAIIDKISAVKTDILELSEDIRKLSRHIHPSLLDDLGLVAAIRSEVSLVKEKRELDIEVIDKGSFEDIDSDKALAVFRIVQEALRNVVRHSKAECVDVLLERKDDSIEVSVEDDGIGFEIDLRKTKESLGLISMKERARLTGGKLDINSKPGSGTVINLEIPVND; encoded by the coding sequence TTGTTTGCATTTGAAAAAACTGCTTATTTCTTTAATAATTGGCTGAAGATTTCAAGTTCCAGTCTTGGCTCAGCCGCAATATCTCAGTCTTTATTTTTCTGGCTGATAATTATCCTGACAAGCGTCTTGATTGCTGCTTGCATCCTGCTGATAACTCTTCACCGGAGAAAGCTCTCTGCCCTTCGCAACAAGGTTAAATACGGCGAGCTGAGGTATCAAACTGTTCTGAGAAGCCTGAACGACGATATATTTGAGGTGGATGTTGAGAACGAACAATTTTTGCTTTATTCAGTGAGCAAAAATATGATACCGAACGAGGAAAACAAATATACCTACCGGCTCGACGATGTGGTTCAGTCTGCACATTCTTCGGACAAACAAAAGCTTGCAAACCTTTTCTCAGATATGCTCACGGGCATGATAGACGGCTGCTCAATGGAATACAGAGTGGTTAAAGAGGGCCGCGAAAAATGGGTACACATTCGAGCAAGGACAGTAAGCTACAATCACAGCGGAAAGCCCGAGCGGATACTGGGTGTATGTTCAGATATAGACAAACGCAAAAAAATTGAGGAAAAACTCAATAAGCAGCAGGAGCTCTACAAGCTCACAATGGAATCTTTGAACGATGCGGTTTTTGATTACGATTTGAGCAGAGATGAAATCACCTTCAGCAGTCAGTGGTACAAAATGCTGGGGTATAAGCCTTTCTCTTTAAAAGAAACGTTCGAGAAATGGATCGAGCTTGTCCATCCGGAAGACAAAGACTCCTTCCAGCAAACGTTCATTGAATCTGTTAATAAAGAAAAATTGTTTAACATTGAATACAGGATGCTCAAGGCAGACGGGGAATACCGCTGGCTGCTGACAAGGGGCAAGGTAGTAGAATTCGATCAGGACGATACCCCCTCAAGAGTTCTGGGAACTTGCAGAGACATCCACCAGCAGAAAATTGCCGAGCAGGAGCTCAGAGCAAGGGAGGAAAGCCTGAGAAAAAGCAAGTCTGAACTGCAGGATTTAAACGCAAGACTGATAAATTCAAACGAATCTCAAAGGCGGTATCTGGCAAGGGAAATGCACGATGAGTTCACCCAAAGGCTTGCTGTAGCGGCGATAGAAATTAATAAACTGGAAAAAATGTTAGCAGAAAATTCCAGTACTGCTATAATTGATAAGATAAGTGCTGTCAAGACGGATATACTTGAGCTTTCCGAAGATATCAGGAAGCTCTCAAGACATATCCATCCTTCTCTGCTGGACGATCTCGGTCTTGTTGCAGCAATAAGATCAGAGGTTTCGCTGGTTAAGGAAAAGAGAGAACTCGATATTGAGGTAATAGACAAAGGTTCTTTTGAAGATATAGACAGTGATAAAGCTCTTGCAGTTTTTCGTATTGTGCAGGAAGCTCTTCGAAATGTCGTACGGCATTCGAAGGCAGAATGCGTTGACGTGCTTTTAGAGAGAAAAGATGATTCTATTGAAGTTTCAGTAGAAGATGACGGAATAGGCTTTGAAATAGATTTGAGAAAAACGAAGGAATCTCTGGGATTGATTAGTATGAAAGAAAGAGCCAGACTCACTGGCGGAAAATTGGATATTAATTCTAAACCAGGCAGCGGAACAGTTATTAATTTGGAGATACCTGTAAATGACTGA